One stretch of Marinobacterium iners DNA includes these proteins:
- a CDS encoding PilZ domain-containing protein: MSERRQYYRIDHPVIIEHKCVSDEDVAHSNQPFQFEVSAYFSLQAQLHAIDAECSHYLHRISESFAPLSAYLQSLNRKIELIAQALTADSLKLDQGEPQFINLSEGGINFLSQQSLEPRQALALKLVFTESRLGMMLYARVIRSEAQAEGFEVAAEFLHMPENCRTQLARLILEAQARQRQNELYQE; encoded by the coding sequence GTGTCTGAAAGGCGTCAATACTATCGGATCGATCATCCGGTCATCATTGAACACAAATGTGTCAGTGACGAGGATGTGGCTCATTCAAATCAGCCGTTCCAATTTGAGGTATCTGCCTATTTTTCATTGCAGGCACAATTGCACGCAATCGATGCCGAATGTAGCCATTATCTGCACCGGATCAGTGAGAGCTTTGCTCCCCTGAGCGCCTACCTCCAGTCCCTTAACAGAAAGATAGAACTGATTGCACAAGCACTGACTGCCGACAGCCTGAAGCTGGACCAGGGGGAACCTCAGTTCATCAACCTAAGTGAAGGCGGCATCAATTTTTTGTCTCAGCAGTCACTGGAGCCGAGACAGGCACTGGCCCTTAAACTGGTATTCACCGAGTCAAGGCTTGGCATGATGCTCTATGCTCGTGTGATTCGTTCCGAGGCCCAGGCCGAAGGCTTCGAAGTTGCTGCAGAGTTCCTGCATATGCCTGAAAACTGTCGCACCCAGCTTGCCCGCCTGATTCTTGAAGCACAGGCTCGACAACGCCAGAACGAGCTCTATCAGGAATGA
- a CDS encoding lipoprotein-releasing ABC transporter permease subunit: protein MYRPLSLFVGLRYTAARRGNHFISFISLVSMLGLMLGVAALILVLSVMNGFDRELRQRILGMVPHATLGAYGDEGLDGWQELATEIRLEPGVAGVAPFVQAQGMLTSYGRVQGVQVNGIDPRVENEVSIISDHMQQGETGLLQAGEYNIVLGELLARFLGVSVGDKVTLVLPEASVSVAGVVPRMKRFTVAGLFSVGAELDANLAYIHIDDAARLKRMQPGRVDGLRLKLDDLFKAPELARRVAMAQERPFYVSDWTRTHGNLFQAIQMEKRMIALLLLLIVFVAAFNIVSTLVMVVTDKRSDIAILRTMGATPASILRIFMVQGVLIGFIGTALGVGLGVTLALTVTDLVAWVERMLGIQFLSSEVYFISYLPSELVWSDVGLITSAALLISFVATLYPAWRASRTQPAEALRYE from the coding sequence ATGTACAGACCTTTGTCGCTTTTTGTCGGACTGCGCTATACCGCAGCCAGACGCGGGAATCATTTCATCTCCTTCATTTCACTTGTATCGATGCTCGGGCTGATGCTGGGCGTGGCGGCGCTCATTCTGGTGCTCTCTGTCATGAATGGATTTGACCGCGAGCTTCGTCAGCGCATTCTCGGCATGGTGCCGCATGCCACGCTTGGGGCCTATGGAGATGAAGGTCTTGATGGCTGGCAAGAGCTGGCCACGGAAATTCGTCTCGAGCCGGGAGTCGCTGGTGTAGCGCCGTTTGTCCAGGCCCAGGGCATGTTGACCAGTTATGGTCGAGTACAGGGCGTGCAGGTCAATGGCATCGACCCACGGGTTGAGAATGAAGTGTCGATAATCAGCGATCATATGCAGCAGGGTGAGACCGGGTTACTGCAGGCGGGGGAGTACAACATCGTGTTGGGCGAGTTGCTTGCCAGGTTTCTTGGTGTCAGTGTGGGTGACAAGGTGACACTGGTGTTGCCCGAAGCTTCGGTCAGTGTGGCAGGTGTGGTTCCCCGCATGAAACGTTTTACGGTGGCGGGCCTGTTCTCGGTGGGTGCCGAACTGGATGCCAATCTGGCGTATATACATATCGACGATGCCGCCAGACTCAAGCGAATGCAGCCGGGGCGGGTGGATGGACTCCGGCTTAAACTGGACGATCTGTTCAAGGCACCAGAGCTTGCCAGAAGGGTAGCAATGGCGCAGGAACGGCCGTTTTATGTCAGCGACTGGACCCGTACCCACGGCAACCTGTTTCAGGCCATTCAGATGGAAAAGCGCATGATTGCGCTGCTGTTGCTTTTGATTGTGTTTGTGGCTGCGTTCAATATTGTGTCCACACTGGTGATGGTAGTCACAGACAAGCGTTCGGATATTGCGATTTTGCGCACCATGGGTGCGACGCCTGCCAGTATCCTGCGGATTTTTATGGTGCAGGGCGTTTTGATCGGCTTCATTGGAACGGCACTCGGCGTTGGGCTTGGGGTCACATTGGCACTGACCGTGACTGACCTGGTGGCTTGGGTTGAGCGCATGCTGGGAATCCAGTTTCTGTCATCCGAGGTCTATTTTATCAGTTACCTGCCCTCTGAGCTGGTGTGGTCGGATGTTGGGCTTATTACCTCTGCCGCTCTCCTGATTAGCTTTGTCGCCACGCTTTATCCAGCCTGGAGAGCATCACGAACCCAGCCCGCGGAGGCCCTGCGTTATGAGTGA
- the lolD gene encoding lipoprotein-releasing ABC transporter ATP-binding protein LolD: MSEPVLSCRNINKRYEEAGNTVEVLHDISLTVAVGERVAIVGSSGSGKSTLLNILGGLDTPDSGEVEVAGQALYSISETQRCRLRNQSLGFVYQFHHLLHEFTALENVAMPLLIGDMNSKQAIERAEQSLVRVGLGHRLAHKPAQLSGGERQRVAIARALVMEPACVLMDEPTGNLDRHTAADVQHYLDELNQTLDTAFVIVTHDMQLAERMGRVYELVDGRFDA, translated from the coding sequence ATGAGTGAGCCAGTGCTCAGCTGTCGTAATATCAACAAGCGTTATGAAGAAGCGGGTAATACAGTCGAAGTGTTGCACGACATTAGTCTGACCGTCGCTGTGGGAGAACGCGTAGCCATAGTGGGTAGTTCGGGCAGCGGCAAAAGTACCCTATTGAATATCCTCGGCGGATTAGATACGCCGGATAGTGGTGAAGTTGAAGTGGCAGGTCAGGCGTTGTACTCGATTTCCGAAACGCAACGATGTCGTTTGCGTAACCAGTCGCTTGGGTTTGTGTATCAGTTTCATCACTTGCTGCATGAGTTTACGGCACTGGAAAATGTGGCAATGCCACTTCTAATCGGAGATATGAACTCCAAACAGGCGATCGAACGTGCCGAGCAGTCACTGGTGCGGGTTGGTCTTGGGCACAGGCTTGCGCACAAGCCAGCCCAGCTCAGTGGCGGGGAGCGTCAACGTGTGGCAATTGCCAGAGCATTGGTGATGGAGCCGGCCTGTGTCTTGATGGATGAGCCTACCGGCAACCTGGACCGACATACGGCGGCTGATGTTCAACACTACTTGGATGAGCTTAATCAGACGCTTGATACGGCATTTGTTATTGTGACACATGACATGCAGCTGGCTGAAAGAATGGGGCGCGTGTATGAGCTGGTGGATGGGCGTTTTGACGCCTGA
- a CDS encoding DUF2062 domain-containing protein, which produces MPDEHKLRNHRHLGWLGRHLHDPNLWHLTRKSVARAFLVGLFCAFLPIPGQMLVAALIAVLVSSNLPISVGLVFITNPLTMPPIFYLSYRLGVWVLGIERGIASEHSWNLQTLQTELTSIWWPLLVGSIICGVLSGLIGYFLINRFWIWHVNKSWRRRILSRSRRPKDNT; this is translated from the coding sequence ATGCCCGACGAACACAAGCTGCGCAACCACCGTCACTTGGGTTGGCTCGGCCGTCATCTGCATGACCCTAACCTCTGGCACCTCACACGCAAGTCCGTTGCGCGTGCCTTTTTGGTGGGGCTTTTCTGTGCATTCCTGCCCATACCAGGGCAGATGTTGGTCGCGGCACTGATCGCCGTGCTGGTCTCCAGCAATCTGCCGATATCAGTCGGGCTGGTGTTTATTACCAATCCTCTGACAATGCCGCCCATCTTTTATCTTTCCTACCGTCTCGGCGTTTGGGTGCTGGGCATTGAACGCGGCATTGCCAGTGAGCACAGCTGGAACCTGCAGACCCTTCAGACCGAGCTTACATCCATCTGGTGGCCCCTTTTAGTGGGCTCCATCATATGCGGGGTTCTCAGCGGCCTGATCGGTTACTTTCTGATAAACCGTTTCTGGATCTGGCATGTCAACAAGAGCTGGCGCCGCCGCATACTGTCACGCAGCCGCCGACCAAAGGACAATACCTGA
- a CDS encoding DNA internalization-related competence protein ComEC/Rec2, whose protein sequence is MIAYIGGILTVALLPSLTYAALLALLLLLLRFKRLRQSLLFYLLGVAVAAIWGAWQLHHRLPSSPQAQDLQISGLVDSLVQHDDQRQVFELAVLTVESDLPTHERLRRIRLSVYHTDIRFGFGDEIKAVIRLRAPRGLHNPEARDTERYYLASGLDARGYIRTLVKHKPAESFGVGVVRMRVKNWLHEQFEPQAANTLSALIIGDRTGLDDQHWEWLRRTGTAHLLVVSGLHIAVMATLGWLFGRLIAVPLQLCGWMGCSRWLPTAAALLLATLYAALAGWGLPVQRAWLMLVVFLLGNWQLLSLSGWQRLKLSLLVIVSVQPLAILEPGLWLSFGAVALILWQLRQRRQQPLSCVWLRLPGEWWRLQLTLFAGMSLVMVMNFNQLSPAGIVMNLIAVPWISATIWALSVLLLLVLQWPDAATLLNWNLEMIWGLLQWAAQIPGLLLQVGRPSLTLLVLAILGSAIILLPLPFRIRAIALLPCLPLLALPVSQPSRGHFNAWVFDVGQGQAILIETAEGRLLYDTGPGFGNGRSAFAYTVELYLRSQARPELEWVVVSHADADHSGGFAALRQGYAIGTLLGGEELPNIQVQECRSGSWQIGDISFTLLDPFGDHADLSSNDRSCVLRVSNGRCSLLLTGDLSQSGEYRLLSSGQVEPVTWLVAGHHGSRDSTAGALLDYAMPEHVVISAGYGNRFGHPHADVIERIENREIPWSSTARQGALLLKADSDSCSVISHRELKKRYWTAG, encoded by the coding sequence ATGATCGCGTATATCGGCGGAATTCTTACAGTGGCACTGTTGCCGTCACTGACCTATGCCGCATTGTTGGCTCTGTTGCTGCTACTATTGCGCTTCAAGCGGCTTCGCCAATCGCTTCTGTTTTATCTCCTTGGTGTGGCTGTTGCTGCTATTTGGGGGGCCTGGCAGTTGCATCATCGTTTGCCATCTAGCCCTCAAGCGCAGGATCTGCAGATTTCCGGTCTAGTGGACAGTCTGGTTCAGCACGATGACCAGCGGCAGGTATTTGAGCTTGCCGTCCTGACTGTAGAGTCGGATTTACCCACTCATGAACGGCTGCGACGCATTCGGCTCAGTGTTTACCATACTGATATCCGTTTCGGCTTTGGTGATGAGATCAAGGCCGTCATACGTCTTCGCGCTCCAAGGGGACTACACAACCCCGAAGCAAGAGATACTGAACGCTACTACCTTGCTTCGGGTCTTGATGCGCGCGGGTATATTCGCACGCTTGTGAAGCATAAACCTGCAGAATCTTTCGGTGTGGGTGTGGTGCGTATGAGAGTCAAAAACTGGCTGCACGAGCAATTTGAACCACAGGCAGCAAACACCTTAAGTGCATTGATCATTGGTGATCGCACAGGGCTGGATGATCAGCACTGGGAATGGCTGCGCCGTACCGGAACTGCACATTTGCTGGTCGTCAGTGGTTTGCATATTGCCGTAATGGCAACGCTGGGCTGGCTGTTTGGACGGCTGATCGCGGTGCCCCTGCAGTTGTGCGGTTGGATGGGGTGCAGTCGCTGGCTGCCAACCGCTGCTGCCTTGCTGCTGGCGACTCTGTATGCGGCACTGGCAGGCTGGGGATTACCAGTACAGCGCGCGTGGCTAATGCTTGTGGTGTTTCTGCTGGGTAACTGGCAATTGTTGAGCCTGTCAGGCTGGCAGCGCCTAAAGCTTTCGTTGCTGGTGATAGTATCCGTACAGCCGCTGGCGATATTGGAGCCGGGGCTGTGGCTTTCCTTTGGCGCGGTGGCACTGATTCTCTGGCAGCTGCGGCAACGCCGGCAGCAGCCGCTCTCCTGTGTCTGGTTACGCTTGCCCGGAGAGTGGTGGCGATTACAGCTGACACTGTTTGCTGGCATGTCTCTGGTTATGGTCATGAACTTCAATCAGCTCAGTCCGGCGGGGATTGTGATGAATCTCATTGCCGTGCCTTGGATCTCGGCCACGATCTGGGCGCTGTCGGTTCTGCTTCTGTTAGTGCTTCAGTGGCCTGATGCCGCGACGCTGTTGAACTGGAACCTTGAGATGATCTGGGGGCTGCTGCAATGGGCTGCACAGATTCCAGGTCTGTTGCTGCAGGTCGGTCGCCCGAGTCTGACGTTGCTGGTGCTGGCCATTTTGGGTTCAGCAATCATATTACTGCCGCTGCCGTTTCGAATACGGGCCATCGCACTGTTGCCCTGTTTGCCGTTGCTTGCTCTGCCGGTGTCTCAGCCATCAAGAGGACATTTCAATGCCTGGGTTTTTGATGTTGGCCAAGGGCAGGCAATCCTGATTGAAACGGCAGAGGGCCGCCTTCTCTACGACACCGGTCCCGGATTCGGTAATGGACGTTCAGCCTTTGCATATACAGTGGAGCTCTATCTTCGCAGCCAGGCTCGCCCTGAACTTGAGTGGGTGGTAGTCAGTCACGCAGATGCGGATCACAGCGGAGGTTTTGCAGCGTTGCGGCAGGGATATGCAATCGGTACGTTGCTGGGAGGTGAAGAGCTTCCCAATATACAGGTGCAGGAGTGTCGCAGCGGCAGCTGGCAAATAGGGGACATCTCGTTCACCTTGCTGGATCCCTTCGGCGACCATGCAGACCTCAGCAGCAATGATCGCTCCTGTGTATTGAGGGTCAGCAATGGGCGCTGTTCACTGCTGCTGACCGGTGATCTGAGTCAGAGTGGTGAATATCGCCTGCTGTCGTCAGGGCAGGTTGAACCGGTTACCTGGCTGGTAGCGGGGCATCATGGCAGTCGTGATTCCACTGCAGGGGCGTTATTGGATTACGCCATGCCAGAACATGTTGTGATCAGTGCCGGATATGGCAATCGCTTCGGTCATCCGCATGCGGATGTCATTGAACGCATCGAGAACCGCGAAATCCCCTGGAGCAGTACTGCCAGGCAGGGTGCGCTGCTGCTGAAAGCTGACAGTGACAGCTGTAGCGTGATCTCACACAGAGAACTTAAAAAGCGTTACTGGACAGCTGGTTAA
- a CDS encoding MotA/TolQ/ExbB proton channel family protein: MFELIVAGGWLMLPIIACSVVALAICLERLMVLRPRKITPPGLLAQVWEMTRSGTLTAEYMSVIRQESPLGRIIVAGMNNSRHGRDIMKESIQEEASHVVHDMERFLNPLGTIAAITPLLGLLGTVIGMIKVFTEIMIQGTGNAGVLAGGISEALITTAAGLSVAIPALVMHRYFQRRVDSLVLTMEQESIKLVEAIHGDREVDIR, translated from the coding sequence GTGTTTGAACTTATTGTCGCTGGTGGCTGGCTGATGCTGCCAATTATTGCCTGTTCAGTGGTTGCGCTGGCTATCTGCCTGGAGCGGCTGATGGTGTTGCGCCCACGGAAAATCACCCCCCCGGGACTGTTGGCCCAAGTCTGGGAGATGACGCGCAGTGGTACTCTCACTGCCGAGTACATGAGTGTTATCCGACAGGAAAGCCCACTCGGGCGCATCATTGTGGCCGGCATGAACAACTCCCGTCATGGTCGTGACATCATGAAAGAGAGTATCCAGGAAGAAGCCTCACATGTGGTGCACGATATGGAGCGGTTCCTGAACCCTCTGGGGACCATTGCTGCCATAACACCACTGTTGGGTCTGTTGGGTACTGTTATTGGCATGATCAAGGTGTTCACGGAGATCATGATTCAGGGTACCGGTAACGCCGGGGTGCTGGCTGGTGGCATCTCCGAGGCATTGATAACCACGGCGGCAGGTTTGTCTGTTGCCATCCCCGCCCTGGTCATGCACCGTTATTTCCAGCGACGCGTCGACTCTCTGGTACTGACCATGGAGCAGGAATCGATCAAGCTGGTCGAAGCGATCCATGGTGATCGTGAAGTTGATATTCGCTAA
- a CDS encoding ExbD/TolR family protein — translation MKFQRQRREEININLTPLIDVVFLLLIFFMISTTFTREAHLTISLPEASAEGEAQQQTDSIDVVVGAEGQYTINGESLVSSDALTLRRALLKLAGEARDVPFIITADAQAAHQSVVTVMDVAGKLGFSKLSITTQKTSSD, via the coding sequence GTGAAATTTCAACGTCAACGCAGGGAAGAGATCAATATCAACCTGACACCATTGATTGATGTGGTCTTTCTGCTGCTGATTTTCTTTATGATATCCACCACCTTCACGCGCGAAGCTCACTTGACCATCAGTTTGCCGGAGGCCTCTGCAGAAGGAGAAGCCCAGCAACAGACAGACAGCATTGATGTGGTTGTAGGAGCTGAAGGGCAGTACACAATCAATGGCGAATCTTTGGTGAGCAGCGATGCCCTGACCCTTCGCCGTGCGTTGCTCAAGCTCGCAGGTGAGGCGCGTGACGTGCCATTCATTATCACGGCAGATGCCCAGGCGGCACACCAGTCGGTGGTTACCGTCATGGATGTAGCCGGAAAGCTGGGTTTCAGCAAGCTCAGCATCACCACTCAAAAAACCAGCTCTGACTGA
- the lpxK gene encoding tetraacyldisaccharide 4'-kinase, with translation MSLASAWYRNARWLKLLRPLSALVERVSRKRFSSRFEASAENQLPVPVIIVGNISVGGTGKTPLTIALIELLRRHGWTPGVISRGYGAKPACYPWPVTSSTSAREGGDEPCLIVRRTGVPLYIDPNRVAAARELLQHHACDVLISDDGLQHYALPRTVEIAVIDGARGLGNGRCLPEGPLREPPERLQLVDLVVVNGPLSPTARKQLTDLRLPWCPMNLEAGKLYPLAGGDAITADTWPLERRVDAVAGIGNPARFFQTLRELGFDPIEHPMADHANLNEDALSFGSGLPLIMTEKDAVKCSQFDLANSWALRVDAQLDAHVEQTLLTRLTSRSAQPTGHKDGSETA, from the coding sequence ATGTCACTAGCCTCTGCCTGGTATCGCAATGCCCGTTGGTTGAAGTTGCTGAGACCACTGTCAGCGCTGGTGGAGCGGGTTTCCCGCAAGAGGTTTTCGAGCCGCTTCGAAGCGTCCGCGGAAAATCAGCTGCCGGTCCCTGTGATCATCGTGGGCAATATCAGTGTAGGGGGAACGGGCAAGACTCCGCTTACCATCGCGTTGATTGAACTGCTGCGAAGGCACGGCTGGACACCGGGCGTTATCAGTCGAGGCTATGGCGCCAAGCCGGCGTGCTACCCATGGCCAGTTACATCTTCTACTTCAGCCCGGGAAGGGGGAGATGAGCCCTGTCTGATAGTGCGGCGAACAGGAGTGCCACTGTATATTGATCCGAATCGCGTTGCGGCTGCACGTGAGCTTCTGCAGCATCATGCCTGCGATGTTCTGATCAGTGACGATGGCCTGCAGCACTATGCATTGCCGCGCACGGTTGAAATCGCAGTGATAGACGGTGCTCGAGGGCTTGGCAATGGGCGCTGTCTGCCGGAGGGACCTCTGCGTGAGCCTCCAGAACGGCTGCAGCTGGTGGATCTCGTGGTCGTCAATGGCCCGCTTTCACCAACCGCACGAAAGCAGCTGACTGATCTTCGCCTGCCATGGTGCCCAATGAATCTTGAAGCTGGAAAACTGTATCCGCTTGCTGGCGGTGACGCGATAACGGCCGATACCTGGCCACTTGAGCGACGTGTCGATGCGGTAGCTGGTATTGGTAACCCGGCCCGTTTTTTTCAAACTCTGCGTGAACTGGGCTTTGATCCGATTGAGCACCCTATGGCTGACCATGCAAACCTGAATGAAGATGCACTCAGCTTTGGATCCGGGTTACCGTTGATCATGACCGAGAAAGATGCGGTAAAATGCAGCCAGTTCGATCTTGCCAATAGCTGGGCTCTTAGAGTGGATGCCCAGCTGGATGCTCATGTAGAGCAGACCTTGCTGACACGCCTGACCTCCAGGTCGGCACAACCCACAGGACACAAAGATGGATCCGAAACTGCTTGA
- a CDS encoding Trm112 family protein yields the protein MDPKLLDILVCPVSKAPLEWNRESNELICRASGLAYPIRDDIPVMLESEARTLTTDERLKESK from the coding sequence ATGGATCCGAAACTGCTTGATATTCTCGTTTGCCCAGTCTCCAAGGCACCGCTTGAGTGGAACAGGGAAAGCAATGAGCTGATCTGCCGTGCCAGCGGCCTGGCCTACCCGATCAGAGACGATATTCCGGTCATGCTGGAGTCCGAGGCCCGTACCCTGACGACCGATGAACGACTCAAAGAGAGCAAGTAA
- the kdsB gene encoding 3-deoxy-manno-octulosonate cytidylyltransferase has translation MSFSVVIPARYASSRFPGKPLADLAGKPMLQHVYERACESEAVRVIIATDDERIAHVARNFGAEVCMTSDDHPSGTDRLQEVVHKLGFYADDIVVNVQGDEPLIPPRIINQVAHNLMALPMAGIATLSEPIETVDTLVNPNVVKVVTDHQGMALYFSRAPIPWPRDSFMSEVGRSTMPEGFSWQRHIGLYAYRVKLLNDFVRWPPAPLEQTECLEQLRALWNGVGIHVDAADETPPAGVDTPEDLERIRQLLVLK, from the coding sequence ATGAGTTTTTCAGTTGTCATTCCTGCTCGATATGCTTCCAGCCGCTTTCCGGGCAAGCCGCTGGCGGATCTTGCCGGCAAACCGATGTTGCAACATGTCTATGAGCGTGCCTGTGAAAGTGAAGCAGTTCGCGTCATCATTGCAACGGATGATGAGCGTATTGCACATGTTGCCCGGAACTTTGGCGCTGAAGTATGCATGACTTCAGACGACCATCCTTCCGGTACTGACCGGCTGCAGGAGGTCGTTCACAAGCTGGGGTTTTACGCCGACGATATTGTGGTGAACGTTCAGGGCGATGAACCCTTGATTCCACCCAGAATCATCAACCAGGTTGCACACAACCTTATGGCACTGCCGATGGCTGGAATTGCAACCCTGTCCGAGCCGATCGAAACGGTTGATACGCTAGTCAACCCCAACGTAGTCAAGGTGGTGACCGACCACCAGGGCATGGCACTGTATTTCAGTCGCGCACCAATACCTTGGCCGCGTGACAGCTTCATGAGCGAGGTAGGTCGGTCCACAATGCCGGAAGGTTTTTCCTGGCAAAGGCATATTGGCCTGTATGCCTATCGGGTCAAGTTGCTGAATGACTTTGTTCGTTGGCCACCAGCACCCTTGGAACAGACCGAATGCCTGGAACAGCTGCGTGCACTCTGGAATGGTGTTGGCATCCATGTGGATGCGGCTGATGAAACACCGCCTGCAGGGGTCGATACGCCTGAAGATCTGGAACGCATCCGCCAGCTGTTGGTACTTAAATAG
- a CDS encoding low molecular weight protein-tyrosine-phosphatase gives MTKPTRILFVCLGNICRSPTAHGVFEHLLSQDNGGMRVDVDSAGTGDWHVGKAPDPRTRAAAARRGYSLEHLRARTVEDEDFGRFDYILAMDDANLRELRRRCPTDFRGHLGLFLEFAANSRVREVPDPYYTSGEQGFDEVLDLVEAASAGLLRHLRSGGCRD, from the coding sequence ATGACTAAACCAACGCGCATTCTTTTTGTTTGCTTAGGCAATATCTGCAGATCACCAACGGCACATGGCGTGTTTGAGCATTTGTTGAGTCAAGACAATGGCGGCATGAGGGTTGATGTTGACTCGGCGGGTACCGGTGACTGGCATGTTGGCAAGGCGCCGGACCCACGTACTCGAGCCGCAGCGGCACGGCGGGGGTACTCACTTGAGCACTTGCGTGCTCGGACTGTTGAGGATGAGGATTTTGGTCGGTTTGACTATATTCTGGCGATGGATGACGCCAACCTGCGCGAGCTTCGCAGGCGCTGCCCTACAGACTTTCGTGGCCATCTTGGCCTGTTTCTGGAATTTGCAGCCAACAGCCGTGTTCGCGAAGTGCCAGACCCCTATTACACCTCCGGTGAACAAGGCTTCGATGAGGTACTCGATTTGGTAGAGGCGGCTTCTGCAGGCCTGTTGCGACACCTGCGCTCTGGTGGGTGCCGTGACTGA
- the murB gene encoding UDP-N-acetylmuramate dehydrogenase has translation MTESLQFRTEYPLQALNTFGLPAVAEYYTEIHAADQLKQLEQWLKHHPMPLLLLGGGSNLVLADRVPGLVARIMIRGWQLSDLPGDHVRLRVGAGENWHATVERSIRQGLYGLENLALIPGTVGAAPVQNIGAYGVELKDRISAVEVFDRHEHRQRDLTPEACRFGYRDSLFKSSEPERYVITAVEFCLARQFTAEVSYAGLRDGLGDGPVTPERVFDTVCRIRRTKLPDPLDIGNAGSFFKNPVVSVEKYEQLKHRFQNLVAYADTGGYKLAAGWLIDQCGLKGFALDRAGVFAQQALVLVNLGAAHREDIEHLSMHVQKVVQERFGVILEPEPRFYP, from the coding sequence GTGACTGAATCGCTACAATTCAGGACTGAATATCCCTTGCAGGCCCTGAATACGTTCGGGCTGCCAGCAGTGGCTGAGTACTACACTGAAATTCATGCCGCTGATCAGTTGAAGCAACTGGAGCAGTGGTTGAAACATCACCCTATGCCGCTGTTGCTGCTTGGTGGCGGCAGCAATCTGGTGCTGGCTGATCGTGTGCCGGGGCTTGTTGCGCGGATAATGATTCGTGGGTGGCAATTGTCTGACCTGCCGGGAGATCATGTCCGTTTGCGTGTAGGGGCCGGGGAAAATTGGCATGCGACAGTTGAAAGGTCAATCAGGCAGGGACTCTACGGACTTGAGAATCTTGCCCTGATACCTGGAACCGTTGGAGCGGCACCGGTACAAAATATCGGTGCCTACGGGGTTGAGCTGAAGGATCGAATCAGTGCAGTCGAAGTGTTTGATCGACACGAGCACCGCCAGCGTGACCTGACCCCAGAGGCGTGTCGATTTGGTTACCGAGACAGCCTGTTTAAAAGCAGTGAGCCTGAGCGGTACGTTATCACGGCTGTGGAGTTTTGCCTTGCGCGGCAGTTTACAGCGGAAGTGAGCTATGCAGGCCTGAGAGATGGGCTTGGCGACGGTCCTGTCACACCGGAGCGTGTATTCGATACAGTGTGTAGAATCCGTCGTACGAAACTGCCTGACCCCTTAGACATCGGTAATGCCGGCAGCTTTTTCAAGAACCCGGTGGTATCGGTTGAGAAGTATGAGCAACTGAAGCATCGGTTCCAGAATCTCGTTGCCTATGCTGACACCGGTGGTTATAAACTGGCTGCAGGCTGGCTGATCGATCAATGTGGTCTGAAAGGGTTTGCCCTCGATCGCGCTGGCGTGTTTGCCCAGCAAGCGCTGGTGCTGGTAAATCTTGGCGCTGCTCACCGTGAGGATATTGAACATCTATCCATGCATGTGCAAAAGGTGGTGCAGGAGCGTTTCGGCGTCATTCTGGAACCGGAGCCACGTTTTTATCCCTGA